AAAATGCTTCCAGCGGTTGGTGTATTAGTCCCTATTTACATTCTATGCAGAGATTATGGATTACTCGATTCTCGTCTTGCTTTGATCATTATTTTTACATTAATGAACTTGCCTATTGTGGTATGGATGCTTTTTTCCTACTTCAAAGATTTACCAAAAGAAATTCTAGAAGCCGCAAGAATGGACGGAGCTACACCTTGGGACGAAGTTGTTAAAGTGGTTTTACCGCTTTCTGTTGGCGCCATTTCATCAACAGCACTTTTGTCTATCGTTCTTTGTTGGAACGAAGCATTTTGGTCACTTAATTTAACCGCGTCGGAAGCCGCACCGCTAACCGCAATGATTGCTTCGTACTCAAGCCCTGAAGGCTTATTTTGGGCAAAACTGTCTGCTGCATCGACATTAGCGTGTGCTCCAATCGTCATTTTTGGTTGGTTCTGTCAAAAACAATTGGTTCAAGGCCTTACATTCGGCGCCGTAAAATAATTATTAGGAAGCGTTCACATGACATATTTAAAGATTACAGATTTACAAAAACATTACGACAGCTACCACGCACTTCGAGGTATCAATCTATCCATTACCGAAGGTGAATTCGTGGTCTTTGTTGGGCCATCTGGTTGTGGTAAATCGACTCTATTGCGTACTATCGCAGGTCTTGAATCCAGTAATGGCGGAAGTATTGAACTAGACGGCCGAGACATTACCGAACTGGCTTCTTCAAAACGTGATTTGGCAATGGTGTTCCAATCCTACGCGCTATACCCACACATGACGGTGGCGGATAACCTGTCGTTTGCGCTTCGCCTTGCGAAAATACCAAATAATGAAATTCAAGAAAAAGTACGTTCTGTTTCTGCCTCGTTGCAGCTTGATCCACTACTTGAACGTAAGCCAAAAGAATTGTCAGGCGGACAACGCCAACGTGTGGCGATTGGTCGTGCCATAGTTCGTCAACCAAAAGTATTCTTATTTGACGAACCACTGTCCAACTTAGACGCTGCGCTTAGGGTTCAAATGCGCTTGGAGCTTGCTCGTCTTCACAAAAAACTGGGCACGACTATGGTTTATGTAACCCATGACCAAGTAGAAGCCATGACGCTAGCGGATCGTGTAGTTATCTTAAATGCAGGTCAAATAGAACAAGTCGGCACGCCGCTTGAACTTTATCGCAAGCCAAACAGCCGTTTTGTTGCCGAGTTCATTGGCACTCCAAAAATGAACCTGATACCTGCTGATAAAATCACGCATAAAGAAAATGAATTAGTCTTTGACCTATTTGGCCACACCATCCACTTCCCTGCGAATCGCATAAAAGGCGCACAGCCTGATTTCGCTATTGTGGGTATTCGCCCTGAGCATTTGAGCTTGGTAGCAGAAGGCGGAGACCTGACTGGTCGGATTGAATTAGTTGAGCACTTAGGCTCAGAAGCTTATGCCCACATTCAATTGCTTAACGATCAGACCATTATTGTGAAAACCGGTGCACGCACCGAACTTAAAGACGGCCAAGAAGTTAGCATCAAAGTGGATGTACAGGAGATCATTCTGTTCAACGATAAAGATCAAGTGATTTCTGTGATTCCAGAGGAAGCGTAACATGTCAAACCACCTGCAAGCTTCGCTCAATAAAGAACAGCTTTCTGTTCAAGAGTACCAAAAAGAAGCCATTCAAGCTGGCGTATTACATTTAGGCGTGGGCGCTTTTCATCGCGCTCACCAAGCCGTGTATTTTGACCGACTATTAGCCCATGGCAATGAGCAAAACTGGGGGATCATTGGCGTCAATATACGCCCACAAGATAGCCAAGTATTTGCTCGTTTCATCGAGCAAAAAGGCGAATATGTCTTAAAAACTATGGCGGCCGATGGTGCCACCAAGTACGAGCACATTCGTTCTATTGTTCAGCAAATCGATGGCGCGCAAGCGCCACTAGATGTCGACGCAGCCTTAGCCAATGCAAACATTCAGCTTGTGACATCAACCGTAACCGAAGGGGGCTATTACCTTGATGAAAATCGAGTTTTAATGCTTGAACATCCAGCCATTAAAGCCGACGTCGATGGGGCGAGAAACACCCTTTATGCCTTCCTATATGCCGGTCTAAAAAAGCGTAGCGAAACGTCAAAGGCTAAAATCACCTTATTATGTTGTGATAACCTTCGTCATAATGGTGAATTGTTAGAAGCCGGACTGATGCAATTTATTGCCGCCAAACAAGACCCAGCATTGGCTGATTGGATTAAGGAAAACGTTTCTTTCCCTTGCTCTATGGTCGATCGCATCACGCCTAAACCAAGCCAAAAGCATGTTGATGATGTGCAAACTCGCTTTGGTGTTGACGATGAAATGACCGTCATGGGTGAAGATTTCATCCAGTGGGTTATCGAAGACAATTTTGCTGGCAAAAAACCTTCCCTGGATCTAGTCGGCGCTCAATTCGTCAACAACGTTGTGCCGTTTGAAGAAGCCAAGATTCGTATATTGAATGCGGGGCACACTTGTGTCACGTATCAAGCGGCCTTAAAAGGCTTAACGTATTTTGATGAAGCGATGCGCGATAACGAATTAAACCAGTACTTTACAGACTTTATTCTGCAGGATTCGATTCCAGCCATTGGTGATTCTGTGGTGGACCTTCCCGCTTATTTCAACATAATCGCTCAGCGTTTCAGCAATGCCAATATTGGCGATACGGTTGAGCGAATATGCACAGATGGCTACGCAAAGTTTCCAATTTTTATCTTTCCAACATTGGAAGGTAATTATCGAAAAGGCCGCACTCCAATCAAGACAATTCAAGGGATTGCCAGTTGGTTTGCATTTATTCAACTCACCAATGAGGGTAAAATTAAAACGCCTTATCATGAGCCGAATAAAGCCGCACTTGCTTCTTTTAGTAATGACGCAACAGGCATTCAAGCCTTTGCAAACGATCGTTTTTTATGGGGCAGTATACCCACTGATTTTCCTGATTTTGTAGAGCAACTTACACAAGCAATTCAGGCTAGTATGGAAAAATATGCATAGATAACGGCAACCTATCCCAAGAAATAAAGGTGATTCAGTCAGTTTGACCATTATTTCTTGAGGATGTTTTATTATTAATAATAAAAAGAAAGTGGCAAGATAACGTAGACACGATCAAACAAAATCTACCCTTATATCTGAGCTTCCATGAGAAAGACTATGTCTAATACCGCCAAACGCATCACCCCTGAATACGAAATCGTTGAAGATAACGAAACCATTCGATATTTAGAGCATGGTTACCCTAGCGATCTCATTCGCTGGCATGCCCATGATGACTACGAGCTACATTTTATTGTAGCGACATCAGGCAAGGTATTTATAGGCGACTATATTGGCAATTATTCTCCGGGGCAGCTCATTTTAACGGGACCAAGACTTCCTCATAACTGGATCTGTCAAAACGAACAAGAGGACGTTCAGCTTAGAGACATGGTGATTCGCTTTCACCATGAGTCATTTTCGAATGGCATGAAAATCATACCTGAGCTAGCAGAAATTCTACCTATGCTGGCAAGAGCAAAATCAGGGATTGAATTTTTCGATCTAGACCATGAATTTCTGAAAGAAATCTTTCAACAAGTACGAGATTCTAGCGGGCTGTCTAGGTTAATCCTTTCCCTTCCGCTTTTACAAAAACTCGCTAAAAGCCGAAGCTATCGCTTACTTTCAACGGTTCAAATTGACTTAAAATCCAGCGAAACGTTACAAAGAAAAATTAATACCGTTGTTGATTACGTATCCAAAAATTATAGCCAAGACATCACTCTTTCTGGTGTGGCAAGCTTAATCTGTATGTCTGATAGCCATTTTTCTCGCTTTTTTAAGAAAGCCACAGGCAATCGATTTATTGAGTTTGTGAATCGTGTTCGAATCAGTCGCGCTTGTAGTCTCTTAATCGAAACAGACCAACAGATCGCGACTATTTGCTTTCAAGTCGGGTTCAACAATGTGGCCAATTTCAACCGCAGATTTCATGAACTAAAAGGTGTAACACCTAGAGATTTCCGTACACAAAGCAATATTCATATTGAAGGCGCTATGCCTCTGTCATAATACATTAACACACAAAAATCACGAAACGCCGCAGACATGGTATGTCCAGCGGCGTTTTTTTATTAATCGGATAATAGAGCCAGCTTGTCGTTTAAGTCTTTTGTTGATTGATAAAGAGACTGATACAAAGCGTACTTCTCTTGATAGTATGATCTAGTCGCTTCTTCTGGCTCATGAACTTCTAGTGCTTCTGGCATGGTGCAATATTCCTTAATAAGTCGCTCAATGTCTTTTCCTTGTCCATGCTGCTCGCCTAACAACGCTAAACGGGCCGCACCCAAACCAGGACCTACATCCCCGCCATCACGATAAATAAGACGTTTGTTTAGCACATTAGCAATAATCTGACGCCACATCGCATTTCGCGCGCCACCACCAATCAAAGATAACTCATCGGCAATACTGCCCGCACTGTCCAGCGCGTTTTGACAATCTAATAAAGAAAACGCAACGCCCTCAAGCACGGCCAGCGTCATGGCTTCTACATTTGTCGTATTCACCAGCCCCACAAATTGTCCATTCGCTAATGGGTCATTGTGCGGTGTGCGTTCACCACTCAGGTACGGTAAGAACAGAACGCTGGTGCGCTGAAGACCTGAATCTTCTAATCCGTCCAGTAATTCAGGAACGGTTTTACCCAACAACTTAGAAAACCAAGCCAATGAATTTGCTGCGCTTAATGTCACGCCCATTTGATGCCAACGGTTCGGCAATGCATGGCAAAACGCATGAACGGTATTTTCTGGGTTCGCTTTGTGGGATTCGCTGACGGTGAAATACACGCCCGATGTGCCCAACGAGATAAAACCTTGGCCAGGATTCGTGACACCCATGCCGACAGCGCCTGCAGCATTGTCACCAGCGCCAGCTACGA
This genomic stretch from Marinomonas primoryensis harbors:
- a CDS encoding carbohydrate ABC transporter permease is translated as MTLNQQRKLKTIMTGLLAWTVALVLFFPIFWMFITSFKTELQAISIPPKLFFEPTLDNFRIVQERSDYIHHAWNSVVTSFGATILALIIAIPAAYSMAFFPGKRTKDILLWMLSTKMLPAVGVLVPIYILCRDYGLLDSRLALIIIFTLMNLPIVVWMLFSYFKDLPKEILEAARMDGATPWDEVVKVVLPLSVGAISSTALLSIVLCWNEAFWSLNLTASEAAPLTAMIASYSSPEGLFWAKLSAASTLACAPIVIFGWFCQKQLVQGLTFGAVK
- a CDS encoding ABC transporter ATP-binding protein, which gives rise to MTYLKITDLQKHYDSYHALRGINLSITEGEFVVFVGPSGCGKSTLLRTIAGLESSNGGSIELDGRDITELASSKRDLAMVFQSYALYPHMTVADNLSFALRLAKIPNNEIQEKVRSVSASLQLDPLLERKPKELSGGQRQRVAIGRAIVRQPKVFLFDEPLSNLDAALRVQMRLELARLHKKLGTTMVYVTHDQVEAMTLADRVVILNAGQIEQVGTPLELYRKPNSRFVAEFIGTPKMNLIPADKITHKENELVFDLFGHTIHFPANRIKGAQPDFAIVGIRPEHLSLVAEGGDLTGRIELVEHLGSEAYAHIQLLNDQTIIVKTGARTELKDGQEVSIKVDVQEIILFNDKDQVISVIPEEA
- a CDS encoding mannitol dehydrogenase family protein: MSNHLQASLNKEQLSVQEYQKEAIQAGVLHLGVGAFHRAHQAVYFDRLLAHGNEQNWGIIGVNIRPQDSQVFARFIEQKGEYVLKTMAADGATKYEHIRSIVQQIDGAQAPLDVDAALANANIQLVTSTVTEGGYYLDENRVLMLEHPAIKADVDGARNTLYAFLYAGLKKRSETSKAKITLLCCDNLRHNGELLEAGLMQFIAAKQDPALADWIKENVSFPCSMVDRITPKPSQKHVDDVQTRFGVDDEMTVMGEDFIQWVIEDNFAGKKPSLDLVGAQFVNNVVPFEEAKIRILNAGHTCVTYQAALKGLTYFDEAMRDNELNQYFTDFILQDSIPAIGDSVVDLPAYFNIIAQRFSNANIGDTVERICTDGYAKFPIFIFPTLEGNYRKGRTPIKTIQGIASWFAFIQLTNEGKIKTPYHEPNKAALASFSNDATGIQAFANDRFLWGSIPTDFPDFVEQLTQAIQASMEKYA
- a CDS encoding AraC family transcriptional regulator, with product MSNTAKRITPEYEIVEDNETIRYLEHGYPSDLIRWHAHDDYELHFIVATSGKVFIGDYIGNYSPGQLILTGPRLPHNWICQNEQEDVQLRDMVIRFHHESFSNGMKIIPELAEILPMLARAKSGIEFFDLDHEFLKEIFQQVRDSSGLSRLILSLPLLQKLAKSRSYRLLSTVQIDLKSSETLQRKINTVVDYVSKNYSQDITLSGVASLICMSDSHFSRFFKKATGNRFIEFVNRVRISRACSLLIETDQQIATICFQVGFNNVANFNRRFHELKGVTPRDFRTQSNIHIEGAMPLS
- the xylB gene encoding xylulokinase codes for the protein MYLGLDLGTSGLKGVVIDDKGNVLAQESASLSVSSPHATWSEQDPLSWWQACIDVIEQLQQRLDLSKLKALGLSGQMHGATLLDSQGDVLRPCILWNDGRSQAQCQALMAEFPDLIERSGNLAMPGFTAPKIRWVQENEPTVFEKLAFVLLPKDYLAYRLTGEMSSDCSDAAGTLWLNPQTRQWDNVLLAATGLTQANMPKVHEGCDLVGVLSEEVAQRLKLPQLPVVAGAGDNAAGAVGMGVTNPGQGFISLGTSGVYFTVSESHKANPENTVHAFCHALPNRWHQMGVTLSAANSLAWFSKLLGKTVPELLDGLEDSGLQRTSVLFLPYLSGERTPHNDPLANGQFVGLVNTTNVEAMTLAVLEGVAFSLLDCQNALDSAGSIADELSLIGGGARNAMWRQIIANVLNKRLIYRDGGDVGPGLGAARLALLGEQHGQGKDIERLIKEYCTMPEALEVHEPEEATRSYYQEKYALYQSLYQSTKDLNDKLALLSD